GGCCGCCGAAGCGCTCCCGGTGGTCCTGGGCGAGGCGGTGGATCGTATGCCCTTCGGGCACGGCGGTTCTCCTGGGTGGGACGGGGCGGCGCGGCCGTGCCGCCGGGCTCGGCCGGCGGCACGGGCGGGCGGACTCAGCCCTGCTGCGGGTGGTGGGCCGGGATCGGGGGCATGATGCCCTCGGTCTCGTACGCGCTCAGCATCTCGATGCGGCGGGTGTGGCGCTCGTCACCGGAGTACGGGGTGTTGAGGAAGATCTCGACGAACTTGGTCGCCTCCTCCTCGGTGTGCATGCGGGCGCCGACGGCGACGACGTTGGCGTTGTTGTGCTCGCGGCCGAGGGCGGCGGTCTGCTCGCTCCAGGCGAGGGCGGCACGGACGCCCTTGACCTTGTTGGCGGCGATCTGCTCGCCGTTGCCGGAGCCGCCGATGACGATGCCGAGGCTGTCCGCGTCGGCGGCCGTCTTCTCGGCGGCGCGCAGGCAGAACGGCGGGTAGTCGTCGAGGGCGTCGTAGATGTGGGGACCGCAGTCGACGGGCTCGTGGCCGTGGGCGGTGAGCCACTCCACGAGGTGGGTCTTGAGTTCGTAGCCGGCGTGGTCGGAACCGATGTAGACGCGCATGGCTTCGAGTGTGGCACGGCCGGGACGGGGCAGGCGTCAGCGGGGTCGGGACCTTGGTCCCGTCGGGTCACGGACCTCCGCCCCGGCTGGTCTGGACCTTATGACCCGCATATGTCCTGAATCACGATCCGGAGTCAAAGCTTCCGTACTGGCGAGTCGCCGGGTTTCATGGCTCCGGCTCGCGATCCGAGCCTGCCCCCACACCCGAAGGAAGCGTTCATGAACACGCAGCCGACCCTCGCCAAGGAAGGCGGCAGCACCGGCACCACCGGTCAGACCCCGTCCGACGGCCTCAAGGCCGGGCTCAAGAACCGCCATCTGTCGATGATCGCGATCGGCGGCGTCATCGGCGCCGGCCTCTTCGTCGGCTCCGGCTCCGGCATCGCCGCCGCCGGGCCCGCGATCCTCCTCTCGTACGCCCTCGTCGGCGCGATGGTCGTGTTCGTCATGCGGATGCTCGGCGAGATGGCGGCCGCGCGCCCCTCCTCCGGCTCCTTCTCGGCCTACGCCGACCAGGCGCTCGGCCGCTGGGCGGGCTTCACCATCGGCTGGCTGTACTGGTTCTTCTGGGTCGTCGTGCTGGCCGTCGAGGCGACCGCCGGCGCCGTCATCCTGGAGAGCTGGATCCCCGCGGTGCCGCAGTGGGCCTGGGCGCTGATCGTCATGGTGGTGCTCACCGCGACCAACCTGGCCTCGGTGGCCTCGTACGGCGAGTTCGAGTTCTGGTTCGCCGGCATCAAGGTCGTCGCCATCGGCGCCTTCGTGGTGATCGGCTTCCTCGCGGTCTTCGGCGTGCTGCCGGGCTCGGACAACCCGGGGGCGGGCTTCGCGCACCTCACCGACGCGGGCGGGTTCTTCCCGATGGGCGCGGGCGCGATCCTGACGGGTGTCCTGATGGTCGTCTTCTCCTTCATGGGCAGCGAGATCGTGACCCTGGCGGCCGGCGAGTCGGAGGACCCGCAGCGGGCCGTGACCAAGGCGACGAACAGCGTGATCTGGCGGATCGGCGTCTTCTACCTGGGCTCGATCTTCGTGGTCCTGACGCTGCTGCCGTGGAACGACCCGTCGATCGTGGAGAAGGGCTCGTACGTCGCCGCCCTCGACTCCATCGGCATCCCGGCCGCCGGCCAGATCATGAACGTGATCGTGCTGACCGCCGTGCTGTCCTGCCTCAACTCGGGCCTCTACACGGCCTCCCGGATGGCCTTCTCGCTGGGTCAGCGCGGTGACGCGCCGAAGGCGTTCGCCAAGGTCGACAAGCGGGGCGTGCCGCGCGCGGCGATCCTCTCCTCGGTCGTCTTCGGCTTCGTCGCGGTCTTCTTCAACTACGAGTGGCCGGACACCGTCTTCGCCTTCCTGCTGAACTCCTCCGGCGCGGTGGCGCTCTTCGTCTGGCTGGTCATCTGCGTGACCCAGCTGCGGATGCGCGGGATCATCCTGCGCGAGTCGCCGGAGAAGCTGGTCGTGCGGATGTGGCTCTTCCCGTACCTGACCTGGGCGACGATCGGCATGATCGTCTTCGTCCTCGGCTACATGATCTACGACGGCGGCAGCGCCCGGGAGCAGGTCGTGCTCTCGCTGCTCGTCGCCGCGCTGGTGATGGCGATCGCGCTGGTCCGGGACCGGGTCAGGAAGAACGCCGTGGCCCGCGACTAGGCCCTGTCGTCAAACTCCCGCCTGCCCCGCGACGCCATGCACGCGCTCTCGCCGCACCGGGCACAAGCCCGAGTACGTCCAGTACGAGGGCTCGCGCCCGGCACGCCGAGAGCACGCACCTGACGCCGCGGGGCCGCCCTTCGGGCAACGGCGGGAGTTTGACGACAGGACCTAGCGGTCCCTCCGCG
The Streptomyces roseofulvus genome window above contains:
- a CDS encoding ribose-5-phosphate isomerase, giving the protein MRVYIGSDHAGYELKTHLVEWLTAHGHEPVDCGPHIYDALDDYPPFCLRAAEKTAADADSLGIVIGGSGNGEQIAANKVKGVRAALAWSEQTAALGREHNNANVVAVGARMHTEEEATKFVEIFLNTPYSGDERHTRRIEMLSAYETEGIMPPIPAHHPQQG
- a CDS encoding amino acid permease, coding for MNTQPTLAKEGGSTGTTGQTPSDGLKAGLKNRHLSMIAIGGVIGAGLFVGSGSGIAAAGPAILLSYALVGAMVVFVMRMLGEMAAARPSSGSFSAYADQALGRWAGFTIGWLYWFFWVVVLAVEATAGAVILESWIPAVPQWAWALIVMVVLTATNLASVASYGEFEFWFAGIKVVAIGAFVVIGFLAVFGVLPGSDNPGAGFAHLTDAGGFFPMGAGAILTGVLMVVFSFMGSEIVTLAAGESEDPQRAVTKATNSVIWRIGVFYLGSIFVVLTLLPWNDPSIVEKGSYVAALDSIGIPAAGQIMNVIVLTAVLSCLNSGLYTASRMAFSLGQRGDAPKAFAKVDKRGVPRAAILSSVVFGFVAVFFNYEWPDTVFAFLLNSSGAVALFVWLVICVTQLRMRGIILRESPEKLVVRMWLFPYLTWATIGMIVFVLGYMIYDGGSAREQVVLSLLVAALVMAIALVRDRVRKNAVARD